One genomic window of Caldivirga maquilingensis IC-167 includes the following:
- a CDS encoding Gfo/Idh/MocA family protein: protein MGVKVALIGMGRMGSIHLKELVRLRNEGLIDSITVIDIDDSRLNAAKSMGVDETFKSIDEALTKHHEAIIIATPTTTHYDLSIKLVGKAHLMVEKPVTVKLSEALNLLSESRKTGNMVIPAMVERFNETAEEAFSMVKEPIALSMVRIGTMPQNPDSYIGVMYDLAIHDLDLALFRLRPMKAIVVKSMLNRDNVSLLLNLDGVSVNIEAKWVKSGKLRVHTYVGLSTFTVADLMHGLIYGNGEVKKVNQSEEPVYLEDRNFLEAVMGKTKPFATLTDYISCLRIIEAIQQNYNAVPL, encoded by the coding sequence GTGGGTGTTAAGGTTGCGTTAATTGGAATGGGTAGGATGGGTTCAATCCACCTTAAGGAATTAGTTAGGTTAAGGAATGAGGGGTTAATTGACAGTATTACTGTTATTGATATTGATGATTCAAGGCTCAATGCCGCTAAATCCATGGGGGTTGATGAAACTTTTAAAAGTATTGATGAAGCCTTAACTAAGCATCATGAGGCAATAATAATAGCAACACCAACAACCACTCACTATGACTTATCAATTAAGCTCGTGGGTAAGGCTCACTTAATGGTTGAGAAGCCTGTAACAGTGAAGTTGAGTGAGGCCCTTAACCTACTTAGTGAATCAAGGAAAACCGGCAACATGGTGATTCCTGCAATGGTTGAGAGATTTAATGAGACTGCTGAAGAGGCGTTCAGCATGGTTAAGGAACCAATCGCCTTATCAATGGTTAGGATCGGTACCATGCCGCAGAACCCTGACTCATACATTGGGGTTATGTATGATTTAGCAATCCATGACCTAGACCTAGCATTATTTAGGTTAAGACCCATGAAGGCTATAGTGGTTAAGTCAATGCTTAATAGGGATAACGTAAGCCTACTCCTTAACCTAGATGGGGTCTCAGTGAATATTGAGGCTAAGTGGGTTAAGTCAGGTAAACTACGTGTGCATACGTACGTTGGGTTAAGTACATTCACGGTAGCTGACTTAATGCATGGGTTAATTTACGGTAATGGGGAGGTTAAGAAGGTGAATCAAAGTGAAGAACCTGTTTATCTAGAGGATAGGAATTTCCTTGAGGCGGTTATGGGGAAGACTAAACCCTTCGCGACCTTAACCGACTACATATCATGCCTAAGGATAATTGAGGCCATTCAACAAAATTATAATGCAGTACCATTATAG
- a CDS encoding NAD(P)-dependent alcohol dehydrogenase, producing the protein MRAMRLVEFGKPLKLQEVPIPKPKGTEVLIKVEGAGVCHSVVHFVDGRFGRIDVKALGLRIPVTPGHEIAGTVAAVGDDVEGVKEGDRVAVDPWIGDGTCHYCKLGEEQLCEHPIKIGENIDGGFAEYVLIPHYRYLYVLRNLDTVNASPLPCAGLTPYRALVRKAQVKPSEYVAVIGAGGGLGTMAIQIAKVMGAIVIGIDVRDEALKEIERAGADYVINGRGNVVEEVRKITGGRGVNVIVDTVGSNETLGTYIDALDKLGRYIILGLYGGDLTYHAPYITQREIQIMGSLTGNLSDFMSVMRLADSGKIRPLVTKVMRLEEANEALDNLRYARVTARQVLVP; encoded by the coding sequence ATGCGTGCAATGAGGCTTGTGGAGTTTGGTAAGCCTCTTAAACTCCAGGAGGTTCCAATACCTAAACCTAAGGGTACTGAGGTTTTAATTAAGGTTGAGGGTGCTGGTGTATGCCATAGTGTTGTTCACTTCGTGGATGGTAGGTTTGGTAGGATTGATGTGAAGGCCCTTGGTTTAAGAATACCAGTAACCCCTGGTCATGAGATAGCCGGTACTGTGGCTGCTGTTGGGGATGATGTGGAGGGGGTTAAGGAGGGGGATAGGGTTGCTGTTGACCCATGGATAGGTGATGGAACCTGCCACTACTGTAAACTGGGTGAGGAGCAGTTGTGCGAGCACCCGATTAAGATTGGTGAGAACATTGATGGTGGCTTCGCTGAGTACGTGCTAATACCGCACTATAGGTACCTTTACGTGTTAAGGAACCTTGACACCGTTAACGCATCCCCATTACCCTGCGCTGGCTTAACACCCTATAGGGCCCTGGTTAGGAAGGCTCAGGTTAAGCCGTCTGAGTATGTTGCAGTAATAGGTGCTGGTGGTGGGTTGGGAACCATGGCTATTCAGATAGCTAAGGTAATGGGGGCTATAGTCATTGGTATTGATGTTAGGGATGAGGCGCTTAAGGAGATTGAGCGAGCTGGGGCTGATTACGTAATTAACGGTAGGGGTAATGTTGTTGAAGAGGTTAGGAAAATTACAGGCGGTAGGGGGGTTAATGTCATTGTTGATACAGTGGGTTCTAATGAAACCTTAGGCACGTATATTGATGCATTAGATAAACTGGGCAGGTACATTATCCTAGGCCTATATGGTGGTGACTTAACTTACCACGCACCCTATATTACGCAAAGGGAGATTCAAATAATGGGTAGTTTAACAGGTAACCTAAGTGACTTCATGAGTGTCATGAGGCTTGCTGACAGTGGTAAGATAAGGCCCCTTGTTACTAAGGTAATGAGGCTTGAGGAGGCTAATGAGGCACTTGACAACCTCAGGTATGCGAGGGTAACCGCTAGGCAGGTTTTAGTGCCTTAG
- a CDS encoding glycosyl hydrolase — MPNELSVEYFINPSIEFRGVPFWSINDRLNVDELIRQIRLIKDAGFGGVFFHAREGLLTPFLSNEWFKALKAVVEEAARIGVKVWLYDEDRWPSGFAGGHVPALGPEYRAKALILFIHNMALVGPETVASFRCSLSNDLLPSDCVRVSSSEALDGYIYLNFIEYTAPSSNFRFNGFNYVDLLNPRVTDEFIRTAYEPYVRELKEHIGNVVPGIFTDEPNLNESRPPRRQVPLRHSLYSTYAIPWTSNFPDYFKGVNGYDIVDKLPELFFNMGSFTKTRYDYWRTVTMLFVESYSRRIYQWCDANGLRFTGHYLGEDTLLSQLTVGAVMPHYEYMHIPGMDHLGLRIWDMLLTAKQVASVADQLGKGRVLSETYGATGHHPTFEDRKWIGDFLYALGINLLNHHLIPYSLRGRRKHDYGLTIHWSQPWWRYNRIIEDYFARLSYVLSQGVRLVDVLILHPIGSVWATYTPVNESEAAAINESFMRILREFTRMHVDFELGDELIMAKHAAVEGSLLKVGRVGYRVVVIPPSITLASSTIKLLSDFINNGGLVIAIKPLPAMIDGVETPSINEFLSRVKVIDDVGKLNEALASVERSIIVNSPSDSDGDVLTHVREIGDSLVVFIVNTSRVKGHEVEVGLKGSFKVEEWDPLKGSISDYPASLRDRWTWIRVNLNPVDSKLLILKPGKPIIEQSINYVKVSEIELSDGWVIHRLNPNVLVLDYAMLMRSDGSWSGLMPIPRIASELINMGFGSRYTLKFTFNVLSKPKGIVKLVIEGTELLNAVSVNGTGIDLSKPIGQWLDWNFKMYDISELIKEGVNEIVISGRVGLEPYTINPIYILGDFTVELRPRAQSSLSGWEPETVKLGDLTRQGYPFYGGSVELTRSFRIPDQFDDAHLILRFNAALALVSINDSDAGFLINSTGEINITRFIRPGENKIKVTLVGTLGNVLGPLHDKGDLTYVRPESFMVIGSDWTDDYVLRPFGLSEAKITLLKRR, encoded by the coding sequence ATGCCTAATGAACTAAGTGTCGAGTATTTCATTAACCCATCCATTGAGTTTAGGGGTGTTCCTTTTTGGTCTATTAATGATAGGCTTAATGTTGATGAGTTGATTAGGCAGATTAGGTTGATTAAGGATGCTGGCTTTGGTGGTGTGTTTTTTCATGCTAGGGAGGGTTTACTAACACCATTCCTAAGCAATGAATGGTTTAAGGCACTTAAGGCCGTTGTTGAGGAGGCTGCTAGGATTGGGGTCAAGGTTTGGCTTTACGATGAGGATAGGTGGCCCTCAGGCTTCGCCGGTGGTCATGTACCAGCCCTCGGACCTGAGTATAGGGCTAAGGCCCTTATACTGTTCATACACAACATGGCTCTAGTGGGCCCTGAAACAGTGGCGTCGTTCAGGTGCAGTTTGAGTAATGACTTATTGCCCAGTGATTGTGTTAGGGTTAGTAGTAGTGAGGCGTTGGATGGTTACATTTACTTAAACTTCATTGAGTACACCGCGCCATCAAGTAACTTTAGGTTTAATGGATTCAATTACGTTGATCTACTTAATCCAAGGGTCACTGATGAATTCATAAGAACTGCCTATGAACCATACGTTAGGGAGCTTAAGGAACATATAGGTAACGTAGTGCCCGGCATATTCACAGATGAACCCAATTTAAATGAATCAAGACCACCGAGGAGGCAAGTACCCCTAAGGCATTCACTATACTCAACATACGCAATACCCTGGACGAGTAATTTCCCTGATTATTTTAAGGGGGTTAATGGTTATGATATTGTTGATAAGTTACCTGAATTATTCTTCAACATGGGTTCCTTCACTAAGACTAGGTATGATTACTGGAGGACTGTGACCATGCTTTTCGTTGAGTCTTATAGTAGGAGGATTTACCAGTGGTGTGATGCTAATGGTTTAAGGTTCACTGGTCATTACCTTGGTGAGGATACACTCCTCTCCCAATTAACCGTTGGTGCTGTTATGCCTCACTACGAGTACATGCATATTCCCGGCATGGATCACTTAGGCTTAAGGATATGGGATATGCTCCTAACGGCTAAACAGGTGGCTAGTGTTGCTGATCAATTGGGTAAGGGGAGGGTTCTCAGTGAAACCTACGGTGCCACTGGGCATCACCCAACATTCGAGGATAGGAAGTGGATTGGGGACTTCCTATACGCCCTAGGCATTAACCTACTCAACCACCACCTAATCCCCTACTCCCTGAGGGGTAGGAGGAAGCATGATTACGGTTTAACAATACATTGGAGTCAACCATGGTGGCGGTATAATAGGATTATTGAGGATTACTTCGCTAGGCTTAGTTACGTACTATCACAGGGGGTTAGGTTAGTGGATGTATTAATCCTACACCCAATTGGCAGTGTTTGGGCAACCTACACGCCGGTTAATGAGTCTGAGGCTGCTGCTATTAATGAATCATTCATGAGGATTCTTAGGGAGTTCACGAGAATGCATGTGGATTTCGAGCTTGGTGATGAGTTAATAATGGCTAAGCATGCTGCAGTTGAAGGTAGTTTACTCAAGGTGGGTAGGGTGGGGTATAGGGTGGTTGTGATACCTCCAAGCATAACACTAGCCTCAAGCACAATTAAACTCCTCAGTGATTTTATTAATAATGGTGGATTAGTAATAGCCATTAAACCACTCCCAGCAATGATTGATGGCGTGGAGACGCCTAGTATTAATGAATTCCTCAGTAGAGTTAAGGTTATTGATGATGTGGGTAAGCTTAATGAAGCCTTAGCCAGCGTTGAGAGGAGTATTATTGTTAATAGTCCAAGTGACAGTGATGGTGATGTACTGACGCATGTTAGGGAGATTGGGGATTCATTAGTTGTATTCATTGTTAATACAAGTAGGGTTAAGGGGCATGAGGTTGAGGTTGGTTTAAAGGGTTCATTTAAGGTTGAGGAATGGGATCCGTTAAAAGGCAGTATCAGTGACTACCCAGCCTCATTAAGGGATAGGTGGACGTGGATTAGGGTTAACCTTAACCCAGTTGATTCAAAACTACTCATACTTAAACCAGGTAAACCAATAATTGAGCAGAGTATTAACTATGTTAAGGTTAGCGAGATTGAGTTAAGTGATGGCTGGGTTATACATAGACTCAACCCAAATGTACTAGTTCTGGATTATGCAATGTTAATGCGTAGTGATGGTTCATGGAGTGGATTAATGCCGATCCCAAGGATTGCAAGCGAACTTATCAACATGGGCTTTGGCTCCAGGTACACTCTTAAATTCACATTTAACGTATTAAGTAAACCTAAGGGTATTGTTAAATTAGTTATTGAGGGTACTGAATTATTAAACGCGGTCTCAGTTAATGGTACCGGCATTGATTTAAGTAAGCCCATTGGTCAATGGCTTGACTGGAACTTCAAGATGTATGATATATCAGAATTAATTAAGGAGGGGGTTAATGAAATTGTTATTAGTGGTAGGGTTGGCTTAGAGCCATATACTATTAACCCAATATACATCCTCGGCGACTTCACAGTCGAGTTAAGGCCAAGGGCTCAATCATCATTATCAGGGTGGGAACCAGAAACAGTTAAGTTAGGTGATTTAACGAGACAAGGCTACCCATTTTACGGCGGTTCAGTTGAGTTAACGAGGAGCTTTAGAATACCTGACCAGTTCGATGATGCTCACTTGATTTTAAGATTCAATGCTGCATTAGCCCTTGTCAGTATAAACGATTCAGACGCCGGATTCCTAATAAACAGTACCGGTGAAATCAACATAACACGCTTCATAAGGCCTGGTGAAAATAAGATTAAGGTAACCCTAGTGGGTACGTTGGGTAATGTACTGGGTCCATTACATGATAAGGGTGATTTAACGTATGTAAGGCCTGAATCATTCATGGTCATTGGCAGTGATTGGACTGATGACTACGTGTTAAGACCGTTCGGTCTTAGTGAAGCCAAGATAACACTACTTAAACGCAGGTGA
- a CDS encoding 30S ribosomal protein S3, with protein MATAQQRRLPMYKRIIDDNKKKWMIKEYLNIALTRNRYVDSIIQRTTLGTRIVIIAEKKNRIIGRKGQQVKALADILKSKFNLDNVVIDVIQEPHPEYNARLVALRIADAMAKGIRFRRAAIIALRQLQEANVQGAEVIISGKLTTERSRFEKYTTGIVIKAGQDALEKVQEAVIPVLLKPGIFSVRVRVLPPDAKLSDRFEVKSPEEVQVKQIENKPEEGSESKEGSESPGQAQQ; from the coding sequence ATGGCCACTGCACAGCAAAGGAGGTTACCGATGTATAAGAGGATTATTGATGATAATAAGAAGAAGTGGATGATTAAGGAGTACCTTAACATAGCCTTAACCAGGAATAGGTATGTTGATTCAATAATTCAGAGAACAACATTAGGTACAAGGATCGTTATTATTGCGGAGAAGAAGAACAGGATTATAGGTAGGAAGGGGCAGCAGGTTAAGGCTCTTGCAGATATACTTAAATCCAAGTTCAACCTAGATAATGTAGTTATAGATGTGATACAGGAGCCGCATCCTGAGTATAATGCTAGGTTAGTTGCCCTTAGGATAGCTGATGCAATGGCTAAGGGAATCAGGTTCAGGAGGGCTGCCATAATAGCCCTCAGGCAGCTTCAGGAGGCTAATGTTCAGGGTGCTGAAGTAATAATAAGCGGTAAGTTAACCACTGAACGTTCAAGGTTCGAGAAGTACACTACAGGTATAGTAATTAAGGCTGGTCAAGACGCCCTCGAGAAGGTTCAGGAAGCTGTAATACCCGTACTGCTTAAACCAGGTATATTCTCGGTTAGGGTCAGGGTACTACCCCCTGATGCGAAGCTTAGTGATAGGTTTGAGGTTAAGTCACCTGAGGAGGTTCAGGTTAAGCAGATTGAGAATAAGCCCGAGGAGGGCAGTGAGAGTAAGGAGGGTAGTGAATCACCTGGCCAAGCCCAGCAATAA
- a CDS encoding helix-turn-helix domain-containing protein: MQVNYLDISRGFTYVEFDYVHKVDWTYKASGYEFSYNVVESYINETGKYALEFAILRVNDKATLRGILNIIRSDGNVKEVIKVTPLNTGYPKRVSIIIRVKLDNSTRFRAYRLGGIEVKDTIINGVENWGFALPSSSEVKRLKQYLTMGGEVKDMRTRRINADELIYMTIHSKLTPFLSKGELKVLKTAYELGYLSEPRRTTLSKVADTLGLSTTTVNYEIRRGIYKLLTLILRGIINT; this comes from the coding sequence ATGCAGGTTAATTACCTTGATATTAGTCGTGGATTCACTTATGTTGAGTTTGATTATGTTCATAAGGTTGATTGGACGTATAAGGCCAGTGGCTATGAATTCAGTTACAATGTTGTTGAATCATACATTAATGAAACTGGGAAGTACGCCCTAGAGTTCGCTATACTTAGGGTTAATGATAAGGCAACGCTTAGGGGCATACTGAATATTATTAGAAGTGATGGTAATGTTAAGGAGGTTATTAAAGTGACACCATTAAACACAGGGTACCCTAAGAGGGTTAGCATTATCATAAGGGTTAAGTTAGATAATTCCACTAGGTTTAGGGCCTATAGGCTAGGTGGTATTGAGGTTAAGGACACTATAATTAATGGCGTGGAGAATTGGGGATTCGCATTACCAAGTTCAAGTGAGGTTAAGAGGCTTAAGCAATACTTAACAATGGGTGGTGAGGTTAAGGATATGAGAACCAGGCGTATTAACGCTGATGAATTAATATACATGACCATCCACAGTAAATTAACCCCATTCCTAAGCAAGGGTGAGTTAAAAGTATTGAAGACGGCGTATGAATTAGGATACCTAAGTGAACCAAGGAGAACCACGTTAAGTAAGGTCGCGGACACATTAGGATTATCCACCACCACTGTGAATTATGAAATAAGGAGGGGAATATACAAGCTACTAACCCTAATACTAAGAGGAATAATTAACACCTAA
- a CDS encoding replication factor C small subunit, whose protein sequence is MSELKELLWVERFRPVRLVDLVDQEGVKVGLMEFVRRGDLPHLLFYGPPGVGKTTAALALARELYGDSWRSSVLELNASDERGIDVIREKVKEFARTIPTGPVPFKLVILDEADNMTSDAQQALRRIMEMYASTTRFILLANYISGIIEPIQSRCAIFRFNPLPKEAVIERLRQIAKETGVEVTEDGLEAIWEVSQGDMRKAINTLQTTTTTNKKVDREAVYRVVGRVEFKVVDEFIESALSGRFEDSRKLLRNIMYTYGVSGVELLKYIEDELLINDKFKLPVDAKVEVSELVADIDNRLVTGSDEEIQLTALIAKLALIGSKYGLRTVKEPESKPSEKPVKRGLRK, encoded by the coding sequence ATGTCTGAGCTTAAGGAATTACTTTGGGTGGAGCGTTTTAGGCCTGTTAGGCTTGTGGATTTGGTTGATCAGGAGGGTGTTAAGGTTGGTTTGATGGAGTTTGTTAGGCGTGGTGACTTGCCTCACCTACTCTTCTATGGTCCTCCAGGTGTTGGTAAGACTACTGCTGCCTTGGCTTTGGCTAGGGAGCTTTACGGTGATTCATGGCGTAGTAGTGTTCTTGAGCTTAATGCCAGTGATGAGAGGGGTATTGATGTTATTAGGGAGAAGGTTAAGGAATTCGCTAGAACAATACCCACCGGCCCAGTACCGTTTAAACTAGTAATCCTTGATGAGGCTGATAACATGACTAGTGATGCCCAGCAAGCCTTGAGGAGGATTATGGAGATGTACGCATCAACAACAAGATTCATACTACTAGCCAACTACATAAGCGGAATAATAGAACCAATACAATCCAGGTGCGCAATATTCAGATTCAACCCACTACCAAAGGAGGCAGTAATAGAGAGGCTTAGGCAAATAGCCAAGGAAACTGGAGTAGAGGTAACTGAGGATGGGTTAGAGGCAATATGGGAGGTGAGCCAAGGAGACATGAGAAAAGCAATAAACACACTACAAACAACAACCACAACAAACAAAAAAGTGGATAGGGAGGCTGTGTATAGGGTTGTTGGTAGGGTTGAGTTTAAGGTTGTTGATGAGTTCATTGAGAGCGCCTTAAGTGGTAGGTTTGAGGACTCCCGTAAGTTGCTTAGGAACATAATGTACACGTACGGTGTGTCCGGTGTTGAGTTGCTTAAGTATATTGAGGATGAACTACTCATTAATGATAAGTTTAAGCTACCTGTTGATGCGAAGGTTGAGGTCAGTGAGCTTGTGGCTGATATTGATAATAGGCTTGTAACAGGTAGTGATGAGGAGATTCAATTAACAGCATTAATAGCTAAACTAGCCCTCATAGGCTCTAAGTATGGTTTAAGGACCGTGAAGGAGCCTGAATCCAAGCCAAGTGAGAAGCCTGTTAAGAGAGGGTTACGTAAATGA
- a CDS encoding DUF58 domain-containing protein has product MVKESSKTIIMLSTLSMATAAVALLSTVKPLIIGVAFPLILASLALMIENKPRINAVIEVNPGRIYVNDDVEVNVRVKVTGGYGIITIRAPPRPGSIEAEGFELVDGKNVHVVFKGLRDVEKTFKYRLRAVRRGRYELRIIDYTYHDLLGLTAPIEGYVDVSAPVEVMPRVKLITRATGIIKPREAFPRTPLSRLGPYSTEFRSVREYVLGDPYRFINWKATARSPNGNLMVNEYEREGLRTILFILDSGRWMRYGTWEENPLEYGILLILSLSRLLLRYNYNVGLWTTMGRVYPSSGMGHYYKIQRALMGIEAKPAAYINDPTLRVIVNETRPLVIMVTSVNNDNVNWLSGFLKSLPTYGILLDIIPHSIIMKMNLPDIKCAKALALDRVRLYRLMPSRFRILSWDPVCDGIGPITVKVLSNIGWSV; this is encoded by the coding sequence ATGGTTAAGGAATCCTCAAAGACAATAATAATGCTGAGCACCTTATCAATGGCCACTGCGGCAGTGGCATTACTATCAACGGTTAAGCCACTAATTATTGGTGTCGCCTTCCCCTTAATACTAGCCTCCCTAGCCTTAATGATTGAGAATAAGCCACGCATTAATGCTGTCATTGAGGTTAATCCAGGGAGAATATACGTTAACGATGATGTTGAAGTAAACGTAAGGGTTAAGGTAACCGGGGGTTACGGCATAATCACAATTAGAGCTCCCCCTAGGCCAGGTAGTATTGAGGCTGAGGGCTTTGAGTTGGTTGACGGTAAGAACGTTCACGTTGTTTTTAAGGGGCTTAGGGATGTTGAGAAGACCTTTAAGTATAGGCTTAGGGCTGTTAGGAGGGGTCGTTACGAGTTAAGGATTATTGACTACACTTACCATGATTTACTTGGGTTAACAGCACCCATTGAGGGTTACGTGGATGTTTCAGCCCCAGTGGAGGTGATGCCTAGGGTTAAGTTAATAACCAGGGCCACAGGTATAATTAAGCCAAGGGAGGCTTTCCCAAGGACCCCATTATCGAGGCTTGGTCCATACTCCACTGAATTCAGATCCGTTAGGGAATACGTGTTAGGTGACCCCTATAGGTTCATTAATTGGAAGGCAACAGCCAGATCCCCTAACGGTAACCTGATGGTTAATGAGTATGAGAGGGAGGGGTTGAGGACGATATTATTTATTCTTGATTCAGGAAGATGGATGAGGTACGGTACATGGGAGGAGAATCCCCTTGAGTACGGTATATTACTAATATTATCATTATCCAGGCTACTGCTTAGGTATAACTATAACGTGGGCCTATGGACCACAATGGGTAGGGTTTACCCAAGTTCAGGTATGGGTCATTACTATAAGATTCAAAGGGCATTAATGGGTATTGAGGCTAAGCCGGCAGCCTACATAAATGACCCAACCCTGAGGGTTATAGTTAATGAAACAAGGCCGCTGGTAATAATGGTGACCAGTGTTAATAATGATAATGTGAATTGGTTAAGCGGTTTCCTAAAGTCATTACCCACATACGGTATTCTGCTTGATATAATACCCCACAGCATAATCATGAAGATGAACCTACCTGATATTAAGTGCGCTAAGGCATTGGCGTTGGATAGGGTGAGGCTGTATAGGTTAATGCCAAGTAGATTCAGGATACTTTCCTGGGACCCAGTCTGCGATGGGATTGGGCCAATTACAGTGAAGGTATTATCAAACATAGGGTGGAGCGTATGA
- a CDS encoding AAA family ATPase yields the protein MDLKTAFEKAGSIIDEVLKFYVGDSEVISKIIAAALAGGHILIEDYPGIGKTFLAKLVARLLGIDFNRIQFTPDLLPSDIVGTKVWRQDKGYFETIRGPIFANLILADEINRAPPKTQAGLLEAMEEGQVTIEGETIKLPQPFIVIATQNPIELEGTYPLPEAQLDRFMIRISLGYPGDEIELLKRRISWRTDDPTVYVKPITNAGELIEIRQYLESSITVSDEVLGYISSFRAIRKDPRVLAGPSPRGLISLMRMSKAMALLEGRDYVIPDDVKRVAVDVLGHRIVLKPEVTLEGVRGESIVTEYLSKLPVPK from the coding sequence GTGGATTTAAAGACGGCGTTTGAGAAGGCGGGGAGCATAATTGATGAAGTGTTGAAATTCTACGTTGGTGATAGTGAGGTAATTTCTAAGATAATAGCAGCGGCCTTGGCTGGTGGCCACATACTTATTGAGGATTACCCAGGTATAGGTAAGACATTCCTAGCTAAGCTTGTGGCCAGGCTTCTCGGTATTGATTTCAACAGGATTCAATTCACCCCGGATCTACTTCCAAGTGATATCGTTGGTACTAAGGTTTGGAGACAGGATAAGGGTTATTTCGAAACCATAAGGGGCCCCATCTTCGCTAACCTAATACTGGCTGATGAGATTAATAGGGCTCCACCTAAGACTCAGGCCGGTTTACTTGAGGCTATGGAGGAGGGGCAGGTAACCATTGAGGGTGAAACCATTAAGCTTCCTCAACCCTTCATAGTTATAGCAACCCAGAACCCTATTGAACTCGAGGGAACATACCCGCTCCCTGAGGCTCAATTAGACAGGTTCATGATTAGGATAAGCCTAGGTTACCCTGGTGATGAGATTGAGTTGCTTAAGAGGAGGATTAGTTGGCGTACGGATGATCCAACGGTGTACGTTAAGCCCATTACTAATGCAGGTGAATTAATTGAGATTAGGCAGTACTTAGAGTCCTCAATCACTGTTAGTGATGAGGTGTTAGGCTACATTTCCAGTTTCAGGGCTATTAGGAAGGATCCAAGGGTTCTAGCTGGTCCAAGCCCAAGGGGCTTAATATCATTAATGAGGATGAGTAAGGCAATGGCGTTACTTGAGGGTAGGGATTACGTAATACCTGATGATGTTAAGAGGGTTGCCGTTGATGTTCTTGGGCATAGGATTGTGCTTAAACCTGAGGTAACCCTTGAGGGTGTGAGGGGGGAGTCCATTGTGACTGAGTACTTAAGTAAGCTACCTGTACCGAAGTGA
- a CDS encoding four-carbon acid sugar kinase family protein has translation MVRFMVISDDLTGANGVAGMMSKHCSVIVINHRLIKLIPGDAECVVVNTESRLIEPDIAESRVKSVISYAEYNGFIIGKRIDSALRGNIGPELRPLLKRTMVITDTIPEYGRFTEGGFTILGDSKVSILERLGGIRAMVTSIRGLKANASNLKGVVIVDSRTMSDIAEIAQVIHDNGFTAVDPGPLNAQVAGLYVKGKLSKHTINRVERVCFIIGSTHENTIRQIERAKRNGIRVINIRDSTDLSSYDNVIISFDLMKDKDYLNEDFIKQAAQFDALVVSGGETANLLINVSKANYLESIGEVMPLVGVGLIRGGLLDGKIIVTKGGIIGGEDTYLIIRDYLRRLPNVIEKNETT, from the coding sequence ATGGTTAGGTTCATGGTTATTTCAGATGACTTAACTGGTGCTAATGGTGTTGCCGGTATGATGAGTAAACACTGCAGTGTCATAGTTATTAACCATAGGCTAATTAAGCTGATCCCAGGTGATGCTGAATGCGTTGTCGTTAACACTGAAAGTAGGCTTATTGAGCCAGATATTGCTGAGAGTAGGGTTAAGTCGGTTATCAGTTACGCTGAGTATAATGGATTCATAATTGGGAAGAGAATTGATAGTGCATTAAGGGGTAATATTGGGCCTGAGTTGAGGCCACTACTTAAGCGAACAATGGTTATCACAGACACAATACCCGAGTACGGTAGGTTCACTGAGGGTGGTTTCACTATTTTAGGCGACTCCAAGGTAAGTATACTTGAGAGACTTGGCGGTATTAGGGCTATGGTTACGAGTATTAGGGGGCTTAAGGCTAATGCCAGTAATCTAAAAGGCGTGGTGATTGTTGATTCAAGAACAATGAGTGATATTGCTGAAATAGCCCAGGTAATACATGATAATGGCTTCACTGCAGTGGATCCAGGGCCATTAAATGCTCAAGTCGCCGGACTTTATGTTAAAGGGAAGTTAAGTAAACATACTATTAATAGGGTTGAGAGAGTATGCTTCATAATTGGCAGTACGCATGAGAATACCATTAGGCAGATTGAGAGGGCTAAGAGGAACGGTATTAGGGTTATTAACATCAGGGATTCAACTGATTTATCAAGTTATGATAATGTAATAATTAGCTTCGATCTAATGAAGGATAAGGATTACTTAAATGAAGATTTCATAAAACAGGCAGCTCAATTTGACGCATTAGTGGTGAGTGGTGGTGAGACTGCTAATTTACTGATTAATGTATCTAAGGCCAATTACCTAGAGTCAATAGGTGAAGTAATGCCCCTTGTTGGTGTAGGCTTAATTAGGGGAGGTTTACTTGATGGTAAGATCATTGTAACTAAAGGAGGCATAATAGGGGGAGAGGACACCTACTTAATAATAAGGGATTACCTAAGAAGGTTACCTAATGTTATTGAAAAGAACGAAACAACATAA